The region CCCTACGATCCGATCTCCGTCCCCGTCAAGCACACGGCGCTGGGCCGGATGGCGCACGAGGGCGCGACCGTCGCCATCTCGAAGAGCGGCCGGCCTGTCGTCTACATGGGCGACGACGCGCGGTTCGAGTACCTCTACAAGTTCGTCGCCGACGGACGATACGATCCTGGCGACCGGGCCGGGGCGATGCGCCTCCTCGACAGCGGCATCCTGTACGCCGCCAGGTTCCGCGACGACGGCACCGGGGAATGGCTGCCGCTCGTCCTCGGGAGCGGGCCCTTGACGCAGGCCGGAGGGTTCCGCTCCCAGGCCGAGGTCGTCATCAACGCCCGCCGGGCCGCCGACGTCCTGGGCGCCACGAAGATGGATCGGCCCGAGGATGTCGAGCCCAGCCCGGTGACCGGGAAGGTCTACGCCGTGATGACGGGCAACGAACGGCGCACCGCGGCGCAGGTCGACCGGGCCAACCCCCGAGCCGGGGTCAAGTTCGGCCACATCATCGAGCTGATCGAGGACGCGGGCGACCACACCGGGACCCGCTTCCGCTGGGAGATGTTCATCCTGGCGGGCGACCCGCGGAAGCCCGACCACCGCGCCGCGTATCAGGGCCGGACGGACGTCAGCCCCTTCGCGATGCCGGACAACATCGCGTTCGACGACCTGGGCCGGATGTGGGTCGCGACCGACGGGGTGGACGAGACTCTGGGGCCGAACGACGGCGTCTGGGTCGTCGATACCGAGGGCCCCGATCGCGGCCGCGCCCGTCAGTTCCTCTCGGGCCCGATCGGCGCCGAGGTCTGCGGCCCCGCCTTCACGCCCGACTACCTGACGTTGTTCATCGCCGTCCAGCACCCCGGGATCGTCGACAAGGTCACGTACAAGACGCCGGGCAGTCGTTTCCCGGACTACCGGCCCGAGATGCCACCCCGGCCGAGCGTGTTGGCTATCTACCGCGATGGGCGGGGCGCAGGGACCCCATGAGGCTCAAGGAGACGGGAGTACCTGTACCTTGATCCACTCGGCGGGACCGCTGGAGATTCCGCGCTGGTGGCCTTCGTGCTTCACTTCGACCGTCGCGCCTGGCCGCAGGTCGGAGAACGCCCCCTTCAGATTCGTCAGCCGAACCTTGCTCCGGTCCAACCAGATCTTCGTCCGCGCCGTGACCTTGGCGCTCCACGTGCCGGTGGCGCCGACGATCGCGACGGTCTGATCCCGCACATTGATCGTTTGAACTTTCCCGATGACGGTGTATTTCCCGGACAGCCCCGGCGACTGCCCGACGGGAATGTACCTCTCGGTCATCTCGTGCGCGGAGGCCGGTGGGCCGCCCCCCAGGAGCGCGCTCAT is a window of Candidatus Methylomirabilota bacterium DNA encoding:
- a CDS encoding PhoX family phosphatase encodes the protein TAANQARQFGYDNDFIGYLPLPRGSGSSTHGLLGVNHENARSPLMWPGWDGRAASKTREMVDVEIAAHGFTIVEVRRAPGGEWAYVKASSYNRRITGTTPMALRGPAAGHPLVRTSADPAGLTVLGTLNNCAGGVTPWGTVLSGEENIWLYFDGKPDEVADEGLRALHKRYGLGTARYGWGRHHGRLDLRREPHEPNRFGWVVEIDPYDPISVPVKHTALGRMAHEGATVAISKSGRPVVYMGDDARFEYLYKFVADGRYDPGDRAGAMRLLDSGILYAARFRDDGTGEWLPLVLGSGPLTQAGGFRSQAEVVINARRAADVLGATKMDRPEDVEPSPVTGKVYAVMTGNERRTAAQVDRANPRAGVKFGHIIELIEDAGDHTGTRFRWEMFILAGDPRKPDHRAAYQGRTDVSPFAMPDNIAFDDLGRMWVATDGVDETLGPNDGVWVVDTEGPDRGRARQFLSGPIGAEVCGPAFTPDYLTLFIAVQHPGIVDKVTYKTPGSRFPDYRPEMPPRPSVLAIYRDGRGAGTP